DNA sequence from the Fuscovulum ytuae genome:
ATCAAGGGGGCGCAGGTGATCTATCTGGGCCCCGGATCGAAACCCGGTTTCGCCAAGCTGCATGTGGTGGGGGCAGAGGAGCCGCAGGTATCAGCCGCCTCAATCATCAAGATCGAAAAGCCCGAGGAGGAGGAGCCCTTCATCCCATCGGCGGCGACGATGGGGGCGGCCTTTCTGCATGGCGCGGCGGTGACGATCCACAAGGCGCAAGGCAGCCAGTGGGAGGATGTGCAGGTCTTTGCCCCCGATATCTGGGCCGCCGCACAAGCGGGGCGGAGCGAGGCGGGGGTGCCCTTGTGGAAGCGGCTGGCCTATGTGGCGATCACGCGGGCGGAAAAGCGGCTGTTCTGGGTGACCCGCTACCGTCTGGCACGGCCACAGGGGCCGCTTTCGGTGGCCGATCTGCGCAAGGGGCCCGCCGCGCTGGCGCTTGAGGCGGAGTAGCGAAATTCCTTGGAAGATTTCGCTATTTTCTTCGAAGAAAATTGTATCAGGCCGGCGGGTTGGATAGGCTTTGCCCAAGATCAGGAGGCACAAGATGCGCTGCGTTTTCGTCCAGTTCCGTTGCACCCCCGGCAAGACCTATGAAGTGGCCGATGCCATCTATAACCGCGAGGTGGTGAGCGAGCTTTATTCCACCAGCGGGGAATATGACCTGATCGCGAAGGTCTATATCCCCGATGACGAGGATGTGGGGCATTACCTGTCGTCCCGGTTGTTCGATATTCCGGGGATCGTGCGAACGCTGACGACGATGACCTTCAAGGCGTTCTGAGCGGGGCGGTCTGACATTCGTTCTTGGCTGCGTCGCGCCCTTGGCAGGCGTTGCAGGGGGCTTTGCTCCCCCTCGCCGCCTTTGGCGGCTCACCCCCGCAGAGTATTTGTCGCCAAGATGAAGGGGCGGGTCAGAGCCAGCGGTCGCGGCCCGTGCCGGTGGCATCGGTGACACGGGCAAAGCCGTGTTTTTTGGCGAGCGTGTCAAGGCCTTGGGCGATGCGGGGGATGAGGGAGAGGCCCTCATAGACCATGGCGGTGTACAGTTGCACGGCGCTGGCCCCGGCGCGGATTTTTTCCCAAGCCTGTTCGGGGGTGGAGATGCCGCCCACGCCGATGAGGGGGAGTTTGCCATCGGTCAGCTGCGACAGGCGCGCGAGGGTGCGGGTTGATTTTTCAAACAGCGGCGCACCGGAGAGGCCGCCGGTTTCGCCACGATGCGGGCTTTGCAGGCCGTCGCGGGAGAGGGTGGTGTTGGTGGCGATGATGCCCGCGATGCCGGAGGCGAGGGCCACTTCCGCGATTTCGGCCAGATCCGCTTCGGTGAGGTCGGGCGCGATCTTCAGAAAGACGGGGATCGGGCGGGCGAGGCGCGCGCGGGTTTCCATCACGCCCCCAAGAAGGGCGGCGAGGGCGGCGCGGCCTTGCAGATCGCGCAGCTTTTCGGTGTTGGGGGAAGAGACGTTGACGGTGGCGAAATCGACATGCGGGCCGCAGCGGGCAAGGACGGTGGCGAAATCGGCGGCGCGGTCGGCGCTGTCTTTGTTGGCGCCGAGGTTGAGGCCGACGGGAACCGGGCCGAGGGTTCGGGCCGCGAGGCGGGTGGCGATGGCCTCCATCCCGTCATTGTTGAAACCGAAGCGATTGATGGCGGCGCGGTCTTCCGTCAGGCGGAAGAGGCGCGGTTTCGGGTTGCCCGGTTGTGGGCGAGGGGTGGCAGCCCCCACCTCGACAAAGCCGAAGCCCGCGCGCGACAGGGGGGCGAGGGCTGTGGCGTTCTTGTCATAGCCGGCGGCGAGGCCCACCGGATTGGGCAGGGAAAGGCCTGCCATCGTTGTGGCAAGGCCGGGCGAGGTTACGGGGCCGGGGCCGGGGGCGAGGCCCGATTGCAGCGCCTTGATGGAGAGGCCATGCGCCACCTCGGGGTCGAGGCGGTGCAGGAGGGAGAGGGCAGCGCGTTCGAGAAGGGTCACCACAGGCCTTCGGGGAAGATATGCCCGGTCGCGCCAAGGGGGAGGGACTTGTCCCAGATGACATCGGCCAGAGTCAGGCGGCGGTAGAGATGCGGAAAGAGCGCGCCACCGCGTGAGGGTTCCCATTTCAGAGCGGGGCCAAGCGTATCGGCGTTCAGGGCGACGAGGACGAGGTCGCTTTCCGTGGCGAAATGCTTGGCTGCCGTTTCCGCCACCTGCGCGGCGGTGGAGAAGTGGATGAAGCCGTCGGTCACGTCGATGGGGGCACCGTCGGTTTCACCGGCGGCGCGGAAGGCATCCCATTCGGGGCGGCGGAAGATCTTGTAGATCAGCATGGGCGGTTCATGCACCGGGCGGGCAGGCGGGTCAATGGTGCGCGGCGGTTCTGGGATGGTCCGGGGGCGCGGCTTTTCGCGACGTCGGGTTTGACAGGGGGGGATGTGGGCGGCAGGCTGACCCTTCAAGCAACAGAAGGAGTGGATTTCGATGAGGAGGATTTTCCTTTCCGGTGCGGCGGTTGTCGCGCTTTCTGCCGGGCAGGCGGCGGCGGAATATCGGCTGCATGTGCTGCATATCAACGATTTTCACAGCCGTGTGGAGCCGATCAGCAAATCCGATTCCACCTGCGGGGCAGAGGCGGAAGCGGCTGGAGAATGCTTTGGCGGTGCGGCGCGGGTGGCCACAAAGATTCGCGAGTTGCGGGACGCCCTGACGGCGGCGGGCGAGAATGTGATCGTTCTGGATGCAGGTGATCAGTTTCAGGGCAGTCTGATGTACACGACCTATAAGGGGTCCGTGGAAGCCGAGATGATGCAGGCCATCGGATTTGACGCGATGGCGGTGGGCAATCATGAATTTGATGATGGGCCAGACGGGCTTGGCGGGTTTCTGGACAAGGTGACCTTCCCCGTCACTTCGGGCAACCTTGATGTGAGCGGGTCGGCGGTTCTGGCCGGGCGGGTGCAGGATCATTTGGTGCTTGAGGTGGGGGGCGAGCGGATTGGCATCGTCTCGGCCCTCGCCACGGATACGCCCGAAACATCAAGCCCCGGAGAAAGCGTTGTTTTTCAGGATGATATCGCAAGCTTGACGGCGGATGTCGCGGCGCTTGAGGCGGAAGGGGTGACGAAGATCATCGCGCTGACCCATGTCGGCCTGCCGCGGGATCAGGAGATTGCGGCGGCGGTGCCGGGGATTGATGCGGTGGTGGGCGGGCATTCGCATACCTACCTGTCAGCCCGCGATCCGGCGCGTCATGGCCCCTATCCCACTTGGGTGACGCGGGGGGAGAGCGATCTTGTCCCCGTGGTGCAGGCCTATGCCTATGGCAAATATGTGGGCCATCTGGAGCTGACCTTTGATGATGCGGGGCGGTTGGTTCATGCCGGGGGGGATACGATCCTTCTGGATGCCTCGGTTACGCCCGATCCGGCGATTGTGGCGCGGGTGGCGGAACTGGCCGGGCCGATCGAGGAATTGAAGAACCGGGTTGTGGCCGAGACGGCGGCCCCGATCGACGGGGCGCGGGAGACCTGCCGCGCGGGCGAATGCGAGATGGGCAACCTTGTGGCCGAGGCGATGCTGGATCGCGTGGCAGATCAAGGGGTTACCATTGCCATCACCAATGGCGGCGGCTTGCGCGCCAGCATCGATGCGGGCCCTGTGACGATGGGCGAGGTGCTGACGGTGCTGCCTTTCCAGAACACCTTGTCGACCTTTGAGGTGACGGGTGAGGCGATCGTGGCAGCCTTGGAAAACGGGGTGAGCCAGATCGAGGACGGGGCCGGACGTTTTCCGCAGGTGGCGGGGCTGAAATACGCCTTCGATCCGGCGGCAGCACCGGGGGCGCGGGTGTCCGAGGTGATGGTGAAGGCCGGGGCGGATTGGGCGCCGATCGATCCGGCGGCGACCTATAAGGTGGTGTCGAACAACTATGTCCGTGGTGGCGGGGATGGTTATGCGATGTTCAGGTCGGCGGCCAATGCCTATGATTTCGGCCCTGATCTGGCCGATGTGGCGGCCGAATATCTGGCGAAAAACCTTCCCTATCAACCCTTTACGGATGGGCGCATCACCCGTAAGTGAGGGTTTGTGGACGGCTTTCTGACCGCCCCCCCAAGGGGGCGGTCTTTTCTTTCGGGGGGCTTTGACTAGGATGGCGGCATGTGCGGGCGCTTTACCATCACC
Encoded proteins:
- a CDS encoding Lrp/AsnC ligand binding domain-containing protein → MRCVFVQFRCTPGKTYEVADAIYNREVVSELYSTSGEYDLIAKVYIPDDEDVGHYLSSRLFDIPGIVRTLTTMTFKAF
- a CDS encoding quinone-dependent dihydroorotate dehydrogenase; this encodes MTLLERAALSLLHRLDPEVAHGLSIKALQSGLAPGPGPVTSPGLATTMAGLSLPNPVGLAAGYDKNATALAPLSRAGFGFVEVGAATPRPQPGNPKPRLFRLTEDRAAINRFGFNNDGMEAIATRLAARTLGPVPVGLNLGANKDSADRAADFATVLARCGPHVDFATVNVSSPNTEKLRDLQGRAALAALLGGVMETRARLARPIPVFLKIAPDLTEADLAEIAEVALASGIAGIIATNTTLSRDGLQSPHRGETGGLSGAPLFEKSTRTLARLSQLTDGKLPLIGVGGISTPEQAWEKIRAGASAVQLYTAMVYEGLSLIPRIAQGLDTLAKKHGFARVTDATGTGRDRWL
- a CDS encoding DUF952 domain-containing protein; the encoded protein is MLIYKIFRRPEWDAFRAAGETDGAPIDVTDGFIHFSTAAQVAETAAKHFATESDLVLVALNADTLGPALKWEPSRGGALFPHLYRRLTLADVIWDKSLPLGATGHIFPEGLW
- a CDS encoding bifunctional metallophosphatase/5'-nucleotidase — protein: MRRIFLSGAAVVALSAGQAAAEYRLHVLHINDFHSRVEPISKSDSTCGAEAEAAGECFGGAARVATKIRELRDALTAAGENVIVLDAGDQFQGSLMYTTYKGSVEAEMMQAIGFDAMAVGNHEFDDGPDGLGGFLDKVTFPVTSGNLDVSGSAVLAGRVQDHLVLEVGGERIGIVSALATDTPETSSPGESVVFQDDIASLTADVAALEAEGVTKIIALTHVGLPRDQEIAAAVPGIDAVVGGHSHTYLSARDPARHGPYPTWVTRGESDLVPVVQAYAYGKYVGHLELTFDDAGRLVHAGGDTILLDASVTPDPAIVARVAELAGPIEELKNRVVAETAAPIDGARETCRAGECEMGNLVAEAMLDRVADQGVTIAITNGGGLRASIDAGPVTMGEVLTVLPFQNTLSTFEVTGEAIVAALENGVSQIEDGAGRFPQVAGLKYAFDPAAAPGARVSEVMVKAGADWAPIDPAATYKVVSNNYVRGGGDGYAMFRSAANAYDFGPDLADVAAEYLAKNLPYQPFTDGRITRK